agggaagGAGATGTGATGTCACAGCCAATTCAAGGCTTGGGTCGAATTCAGCAAGATACTATTTTGAAAACGGGGAAGTACTTATTGTCCATTAAAAATAGGGGGGATCTTGCAAAACCCTACTGAAGTGGGGTTCCATTTTATAGAAACAGGGCATGGAGAATAAAACAAAATTAAACATGGCTGTTTGTAGTCTAGTTTGTTTggggtggctggtaactggttgGTAAACAGAGGCCTTGTcatttattttcaagttttccaGCAATTGAGGATAGGACCAGGAGACGATAACACACTTGTACCGAAGACATAGTACTGGCTTTGTTCTACCTCGATACATTACACAAATACTGACAAACTATATGTATGCCAAGAAATGGAGAGTCTAGTTCTTTCTGACGAACATACTAAAGCCATGTATTTTTGCAAGGATAATTTAGTCTAGGCCTCTGTCCAACaaaaggctggtttcctggactCTGATTGAAACATTCCTTGAGTAAAAATCACTTCAAATAAAGGTTTGCCATTGAGCATGCATTTAAGACTAGGATTAAGAGTAATCTGGGTCCAGGAAGTCAGCCCCAAGGGCATCAAGTTACCTCCAAATATGTGGTATATCACCAAACACTCAAGTAAGAGGTCTATAACAAGCATAATGCTTTGAAAGGACAAATTACTTACATAGTGGGGAGAAAAACGCCTGTCAAACTCCCTCTGAGCTAAAATCCCACCCTGTCCAGGGGCACTGGTGTAGCCAACCTgtaggaagagagaagggggttTAATTTCCTCAAAAGGTCACAAACATCACTACTCTGCATCAGTCTCTAGTTGAATTGACGAGAGTTTCCAATGATTTGAAATCCATAACAGGATGTGTGCAAGTGCACAACGCATAAAAACAATTGCCAGGAAATATCAACACCAGCCTAATAGGCTATTAAGCTACATTCTGCACGTTAATGTAGCAGAGAAAAACTTCCAAACtggagagagcaatagagaacaGAGCAAGTCTGTATCAGACTGGTGTTCAAATACCATTTTAAATACTTCAGCTCTGCTTAATGGAACTACCTATTGCAATGGAACCAATACAAAAGAACAAAAAGTTCTATCCCTGACCATATGCCAGTGCTTATGCAAATGCTCAAAGTATCTGAAAGATTTCAAATATAATTTCAACCCAGGTTAGGGCCCGTATTTATAAAGCATCTCAGtataggagtgttgatctaggatcaagtcCATGCTGTCCATgcaatcttattcattatgatgtAAAAGGGAAAACATTATCCTAGATCAGTATTCCTACTCCTAAaatgctttatgaatacaggccctggtttgCATAGATGATTCTGCTCTCCCttaccacaacttgtcctccctcCTGAGCCAGGTAGCTAACGGAGGCAGAGGTGAAGTTGAAGTATCCGGCCTTCAGGGGGCGCAGTACCACAGTATGAGAGACGTTGCTGGCACTGGGGACAGTTAAGATAAACAACTAGAGCAGGGTTGTCACTCATTCCATGCAAGGCCTCGTGTCTAcaggtttttttttcttcaattaagccctagacaaccaggtgtcgagagtggagttccttactaattaattaatcaattaagtATAAGGAAGGAGCGAAAATCTGCAGACACTAGCCCTCCGTGGAATTAGTTTGACAACTGAACTTGAAACTGCAATACAACTTCAGAGTATGCGGTGGGCTTCGTTGTAAAAGATTGGTGCTTAGGAGCCGTTGAGCTGAGACATTTTAGGATTGTGCCTTTAAAGGATACGGGGCGATCCTGTCCCATTTCACGTTCAGCATCCCAGAGACGATGCCGAAATCCTCAGGGGGGAAGGAGTCGTCAGACAGCTCAACCTCTAGGGCAGCGCTGTGGAACAAGTATTCAGAATGAGTTAAGGCAGATTGTGAAACCTCACACTCTGGGATAAGGGTAAAGAATTGGGAAACAAACTAATTTTCAGCACACAGAGACTGACATTCAATGGCTTGTCTTAACACTCAATGTCATTTTTCAATACCTGGTTCCAACGTTGTAGATGTTGTACTGCAGTGTGAGATCACGGCCCTCAACGGCATAACGGTTCAACAGGGACTTGGAAGCTAACAGACgagccccctcctctcctgttcccaAACCCAGCAGACCCAGTAGAGCAAACACGTAAAGGGCCCTCATCTGCAATAGAGTAGGAAAAGTGGTCAATACAAACTCAAGTGAAATTACAGTGAAAAAGTGCGTGTGTACTTCAGTCCCGTCAAAGAATAATTGATCCCTGACAAAAATACAAGAGTggcatatttttttttattacctttatttaactaggcaagtcagttaagaacaaattcttattttcaatgacggcctatgaacagtgggtttacttccttgttcagggccagaacgaacagatttttaccttttcagctcgAGGGATTCgatccggttacaagtccaacgctcaaaccactaggctaccagccgccTCACATCTGGCTATATGCCTAACGTTATATTTCTAAATATTGTAAAAAACTCATTCACTTTGTATGATAAGATAAAGCGAAGTGCCAACTAGCAATGCTAAGTGAGGATAAAAGGACCAATATTTGATCCATTCGTGTCAAAACTAAGATTTCAACATAGTATTGGATAATTAAATACACCCATCTAACGTTAGCTAATGACGTTATAGATTATCGGCCAATCTACCACAATTTGATCGTGGTACAATTTGATtctgactttttttttttaacagccAAAGCATACGTGTACATGGTGTCAACTTTGAACTTGGCGCTATGAGATGTGCTAGCTTGCTACGGTGGCTAACGTTCTTGCTAGTTAGATTATCTACAACCAGATGTTAAAACGAAAGATGACcttagttagctaactagctgcaATTTTCTTGAATGGATTACAAAAACCACATAGTCAACAAAGCGTTAACCACAATCTGACAAAATTAACATTACGAGATACCGGTTAGCAGCTAGATAGCAAAAAAAATATCTGCAGGTTTACGCTTACGTGTACTTGGCTAACTAACGTTAACTGGGTCGACGACTTGCAGTCAAGAACATAGCCAACTTGCAAATAGTATATTTACAAATAATACGTGAATCTTtgacaatgtattaaaaatcatgaaTTCCTTTGTCCGTTTTATATTATAACAGGGTAAAACACATAAAACGATACAAACCATAACAGATAACGCAGTCTCACCTTCCTTTCGTTTCCTGTCAAATCAGCAAAGAATATCAACACGCATGCTCAATATATTTCAGTCTCGTTTGGAGTGACGTAGCCAGTGACGTCATTCCGGtttacgtgctgctgtgcggTTTGTTGCCAATGTTACATTGTTTCCCTCGTTCAACTTTTTTCATGAAACTTTTTCaccccggacgctttatctggacatggttctacaggacctccaccagccgaagctaagtagtaggGCAGGGCTTTCTATAGAGcttcatttttatggaatggtctgcctgtcCATGTGAgagacctttaagtctttattgaagactcatctcttcaataggtcctatgattgagtgtagtctagcCCAGGGTTGTGAACGGAAGGCACTGGAGctacgaaccgcccttgctgtctctgcctggcccggTTCCCCTTTCTCcgctgggattctctgcctctaaccctattacgggggctcaatcactggcttactagtgttcttccatgccgtcccaaagagcagtgttgccaactcctcagtaaggaaagtagccATTGGCTGCCCTAAAAGGCGCAATCGCCTAATTTGCATAATTAGCCATGTGAACGTAATTGTGATGGACGCTGTAGGTGACGTCCTGGGAGAGACAAAAAAAAGTGAGTAAAAAaccctaaatatgtttagaactacaaatgaGGAAGCTGCAGAGAGTGGCACACACAGTGAATAAGAACCAGATATTTGAGGACATACTCCTCCTCCTTCAGCACTTTATGGACCCCATTCTTAATCCCCGTCATAACAGAGGCATTGTCAGTCCCTATCCCCAGGAGTTTCTCTTTAAGTCAACACTTCTCGAGGAAAGCCACAACAGCACGGGGCTATAGATTTggcatctcctccctccaactcaaCAAGCCCCAGAATGTTAATACAATTGTCTACTTGGTGTCACTAAAGTACCTTATCACAACCCCCAGGTACTTAGAAACACTTACATCCGTGGACTCatcgaggaggaggaggctgaaacgctGGTCAGCCACATCAGCAACCAACTTTTTCAGAAAGTATGGTGCTAGAACACCATTAATCATATCTGTGCACTTTGTCCTGTGCATTTTGAAGCAGCAGTGGAGTCTGAGAAAGCAGCTCTACACGCTTCTCCGATGTGATCAcatgccagtgtaacagtatagactttacgtctGTCTCCTCGCCCTGatctctgcacacatcaacagtctccctcaagcatcgttacccatcgctccacaaaagccgcggcgctattagcgcacaccaccgctaactagccatttcacatcggttacaccagcatGGAACAGTGTTCAGTGATCGCTAATGCCATGGTGGCCTcagcccttttttttttttttttttaaccagaaATGGCAGCTTGTTTTGGGTGGAACTGTTATAAGGCTTTGCCTTTTGAGTATGTTTTAGAGTTAtcatgtgttttttttacatcACTAAGTTTGGCTTAGAAATCGTCCTGACAGTACAGGCAGTATGCCCGTGTATCATTTCCAATAAACGGCTTCAACTAGCCTTTGAATTCAGGGTTTGATTCCTACTCCTTTCTGTATTTTTGAGTGTACAGTTTAGACTGAGACATGATGAGCTAGCcagcttttaaccagggcaagttgaccagaaacatgaccaaatacaaacagtgtagctattccctccgcaaggcaatcaaacaagctaagcgttagtatagagacaaagtagtgtcgcaattcaacggctcagacacgaggtatgtggcagggtctacagtcaatcacggattacaaaaagaaaacaggccccgtcgcggaccaggttgtcttgctcccagacagactaaataacctttttgctcgctttgaggacaatacagtgccactgacaaagcccgctaccaaaacctgcggactctccttcactgcagccgaagtgagtaaaacagttaaacgtgttaaccctcgcaaggctgcaggcccagacggcatccccagcgcatcctcagagcatgcacagaccagctggctggtgtgtttacggacatattcaatcaatccttatcccagtctgctgttcccacgtgctttaagagggccaccattgttcctgttcccaagaaagctaaggtaactgagctaaacaactacctccccgtagcactcacttcattCATcaagaagtgctttgagagactagtcaaggaccatatcacctccaccctacctgacaccctagacccactccaatttgcttaccgccccaataggtccacagacgatgcaatcgcaaccacactgcacactgccctaacccatctggacaagaggaatacctatgtgagaatgctgttcatcgactacagctcagtatttaacaccatagtaccctccaagctcgtcatcaaactcaagaccctgggtctcgaccccgccctgtgcaactgggtactggacttcctgacgggctgccccctggtagtgagggtaggtaacaacatctccaccccgctggtcctcaacactggggccccacaagggtgcgttctgagccctctcctgtactccctgttcacccacgactgtgtggccatgcatgcctccaactcaatcatcaagtttgcagacgacactacagtggtaggcttgattaccaaaacgacgagacggcctacagggaggaggtgagggccctcggagtgtggtgtcaggaaaataacctcacactcagcatcaacaaaacaaaggagatgattgtaaaattcaggaaacagcagagggagcaccccactatccacatcgatgggactgtagtggagaagtagtaagttttaagttcctcggtgtacacatcacggacaaactgaattggtccacccacacagacagcgttgtgaagaaagcgcagcagcgcctcttcaacctcaggaggctgaagaaattcggcttgtcaccaaaagcactcacaaacttctacagatgcacaatcgagagcatcctgtcgggctgtatcaccacctggtatgtcaactgctccgcccacaactgtaaggctctccagagggtagtgaggtctgcacaacgcatcaccgggggcaaactacctgccctccaggacacctacaccacccgatgtcacaggaaggccataaagatcatcaaggacaacaaccacccgagccactgcctgttcaccccgctatcatccagaagacgaggtcagtacaggtgccttAAAgcatcaaggccatcagactgttacacAGCCACCaccaacattgagtggctgctgccaaaatactgactcaactccagccactttaataatggaaattgatgtaaaaatgtatcactagccactttaaacaatgccacttaatatagtgtttacataccctacattactcatctcatatgtatatactgtactctataccatctactgcatcttgcctatgctgttctgtaccatcactcattcatatatctttatgtacatattctttctGCTTTGAGGTATGAACTGCCCAGGGAGCTTTGGTTTCTGATGAAGCATGTAAGATATGTAATAGATGCTGGAGGTTATCTGAGGATAGTTAATCAGGTCCAGATGTACCAATTTAGTTAAGCATGTTTCGAGAGATGACGAAAGAATTGTATAAAatagtttaatatctgtgtttaTGAAAGATAGCGGGCGATAGTTAGAGCACTGGGTGGCGTCCTTAACTTTTTTATTTAGTGCTGTATTTACATCCCTTCCAAATGAAGTCGTCGCTACCTGATCTGAAAAAAGTTTTTGTTGAGAACGTGTTGTTGCAGAAAATCTGCAACATATTTTACATTTAAAATAGATCAAGCAATGGCAAAAACAAATCTTACATCACATTTTTTTTGCACATCTTCATACACTAATTGTTTCATAATTCCCCCACAGACATTACATATGCATAGAAAGAcacattgttttattttattaatgaTTAATAAGAGTGATGTGATGGGGTAGATCCTCATGAAGGACCTCTGGGCACAGAAGGTGATCTGGAGcgtagttgtcacgccctggtcatagagaggcttttattgtctattttggttagggcaggGTGTGACTAgtgtgggcattctagtttctttatttctatgttttctatttttttgtttttggccaagtgtggttctcaatcagaggcagctgtctaccgttgtctctgattgggaatcatacttaggccgcctttttccccacctgtgttttgtgggtagttgttttctgtatagttgatTTGTCTTACAGAACTGTTTGGTTTTTCTCTTTGTTATTATGTTCGAGTGTTTTGAGTAataaaaaatcatgaacacttaccacgctgcactttggtccgatcCTCATTCTGACAAGAGACGTGACAGTAGTGGCCCTCTTGATTAgtgagtggtgtgatgggtcaaaTCTGCAATGAAGAGAGGACATTCCTGAATAAACTGTGTGGAATCAGCTGGCTAAAAGTATTTCCATGGTACTAGTTGAAGTTTGTGTCAGTTATACCTTAGATATGTCTACAGAAAAGAGCAACTTGCTCAGTACATACTTCTCATCCTTCTCCACCATTTTAGGACTTTCCAGAGGGCCCGCAACACATCAACCTCCTGAGTTTTCTGGCTTTTATGACACTTACTGTAAGCATAAAAATATGATAAAATACATTTATGATTGGCATAATGTGGATATGCAAGACAGAACAGTAACGTACAGAAAAATATCTTGAACAGAATCTATAAAAAATATCTCAttgcctcccccatttctctaaaacaggctatatgcTAAATGTGCACCACCAACTCAGAACAGTAGGCTGAGTTATAAGGGGGAAAGGGATccaattattagggtgaggcacatgggttactaacagcttactacacaacatacacttagtattactttcttagctacagtctacatctctctctagcATATCACATATTTTATGCAGCattatacaatacatttttggactcacatgGTTGTGCTGTGCTTACTTGAATAGGAATGTGGCGCGCCGATCCTTCTTGTGGCCAAATtctgtcatcaaactttgtcatcaaagtctgttattctctggatttattgtgctttcaagacaacttggAACTCAGATAAAAATAcggttgaatcatgacgtcagtgatcttcaggtcggagctctagaaagaggccagagttcccgacTCGGAACTCCGATTTGGATGACAgttcaaaacttattttcccaTTTGGAGGTTGTTTTTTtcctgaagtctgagatttcccagttccgagtttccagttgttttgaactctGCGGATGTCATGCttgattgacagcatggccaatgtattcaaccttttctgccCTGTTGCATGTGAATATTTATCCTTTGAAGCTTGGAAAAGACCCTTAAACACAGATTTggaccacacacactctccaccgAATAGCTGGCAGTGGAAGTAAAATAGTGATTACTTTGCAACGCCTGcggttagccactgattccttacaAACCACTCATTCGTGAATTTGCGAATTacaacttgtgtaatgtttatgcccaatggccgatgagcaccgattatctataatttctcttcaaatcaagtcaaatccagttgtatttgtcacatacacatggttagcagatgttattgcaagtgtagcgaaatgcttgtgcttctagttccgacagtgcagcaatatctaacaattaaTATCTaccaattccacaacaaatatctaatacacacaaatctaagtaaaggaatggaataagaatatataaatataaatatatggatgagcaatgtcagagtggcatggctaagatgcaatagatagtatagaatacagaaaacatatgagatgagtaatgccagatatgtaaaattaaagtggcattattaaagtgactagtgttccatttattaaagtggccaatgatttcaagtctgtaggtatgcagcagcctctctgtgctagtgatggctgtttaacagtctgatggtcttgagatagaagctgtttttcagtctctcggtcccagctttgatgcacctgtactgacctcaccttctggatgttTACGGGGTGAGCAGGCAGTGGCtcgtgtggttgttgtccttgaggatatttttggccttcctgtgacatcgggtgttgtcatggagggcaggtagtttgcccctagtgatgtgttgtgcagaacGCACCACCCTCTTGAGAGCCCTGTAGTTGTGGGCGCTGCAGTTGCCGTAcgaggcggtgatacagcctgacaggatgctctcaattgtgcatttgtaaatgtttgtgagtgttttaggtgataagccacatttcttcagcctcctgaggttgaaaaggctacttgaatgagtaggtgtatccaaacttttgactgctactgtacatTCCAGCACCATTCCTGCTGAGTCACTGATTGATCACAAGGCAGGTACTCTGTCCAATCTACAGTACAGCCTCCTCCACAGAGTTCAGACCACATTCACTCATCCCCTCTGTCTCAGGCTTTGCACTTATGGTGGTAGCTCTCTCAGCAGAAGTACTATTTTAGATGGGTGTTTTATAATTATAATTTGTGTATGTTTTTCTATACAATTGTTCTCAGTGATTTGATCTTCAGAAACATggctagttgaatacactgactgtaagtctctctggataagagcgtctggcCTGCCCAATCACCAACATTTTAATGTAAGACGAGAACATCAAACTAAAAGAAACTCTCAGAAATATACGTTTTTCTTTTAGGTTTATTTAACAAAGGGGATTGTAGTTTCTGTTTTCACTGGTATGACTACTGCAGTCTTTTAATGGATTCTCAACAATCTAAAGAGCAGTGTGGAAGTACGGTGTGGATGTCTGAGCTTTGAGAACCTCTTATTGGTCGCTCTAATGAAACTCAGATTAAGTAGCAGCAACAAGGAGATCACCTTCAGAGTTTTTGTAATGGAGTGCAAATAGCTATATTAAGAACCTGCCTGTAAAACTTCTTATAAAGTGGCCAAGCAAGAATGTTTCCAAAATGTGCCAAAATATTTCTAAAGAAGATTCAAAAGATGTAGGTGCATCATTGATTGTACTGAGATTTTCATTGACTGACCTACTAATCTGAACTCTATAACATTTTTGTCCCTTCCATGGGGAACTGGAAACTGGAAATTAAATAGACTAATGTTGCATTGTAACTATGTCTACTATTCTCTTGCTCCTGGTCTTAATGAACTAATGTTTTTAATAATTAGCTCTGAGAATCTCTTCTCATTATACAAAAAAAGTGGTATAGTATGGCTATGTTAGTTATCCTTATTTATCAAGTAAGCCCTCAAGTAACATTTCCACTTTGTAGCTTTCCCTGATACAAGTGACAAGTGAACTGTTTCACCATTGACAGATATGCTTACTGGAGGACAGATGTATGAGAGGTTAATGGGATTTATTAGTGATTAGAGTTATCATGGTGGATGAAATTGTTTAATCAATGTTTGCACAACATGTTGTGCAAATGTTTGCATGATCAAAAGGTCAACATGTTAAGGTAGAATGAAGACAGAAGAAATTATGGGAGTTGGAGGAGGTACAAGGCAACTCGTCAGTCATGCAAAAAAGACCAGCTCTAACAATGACTGAGGGTAACACCAGGAGGTCTTAGCCACATGTCAATACCCATATTTTTGAGTCGTTCTCCATTAAAATGTCACGAGTGAAATGTCACCGtccctttattgttttgttgccgTCTCTGGACGTGCCTGTCTTTATTGCACCCCCTCGGTTGATGAGCCACTATTGATCTGCAAAGGGTTAGAGTTGTCCATGTCACTCTTGTCTGTCACTGTATTCTCAATGTGACCAGAGGTGCCGTACAGAAACGCGGGGTTGCTAAGATTACACCCTTATATACATGTGATCTAAATGACTTAATGAGGGGACAACAGTCTTGGATATTAGATGGCTATAACTTAGCAGTAGGTTTCAAATGTGTAAATATAACCGGCCGCAGCGTAGTAGCTCGGCATATAGTGCTGCCTCCCTTAACTTGCGTCTGACTGGGCTTGAACCAGTCAATACATGTGAATGCCCACTTGACAACATGTGAACCGATTGAGCTGTACAAAGAGATCCAATTGGATTGCTCCATTGGCATTTAAAGCTAGCTGTGGAGTGAGTTTACAGTTAGATCTTAGCTCAGTTACATAAAGCTGTGTCTCGTGCTATTACAATATATTCAATGTGCTATTACAATGGAATTCGATTGTAGAGTTTAATATTTTTGTGCCACATAGTGGACTTGAACTTGAACCTGTCTTCCCCTAAAGTTATCTCAGTGATGGTCTGTGCTTGAAGTTACTGTGAATGAAAGGTGCCATGCCCATTGTCGTACCCCCTCACTTGAATCCACCTGTAGGATACACATGTACAAGATATAGGCTAGCTTATATAAGACATTGAATTTGAATGTATTGGTTGCAAATCTTTGCACTGTAGCTCTCTGACAATTCATCTGATGTGTTAGCTTGTATTTAAATGGATGcttttgttatgtacttgagtgaagacccaaaagcggttttaacagaaaacagagttctttaatgaaaaacaggaatggcataaatcctcttccaacgtagtcaatggaacaaaagaacgttggtataatgcaggatgcacctgccaggcagactccgacaggataggacaaggtggaagcaaacgcgacgacagcttgcttctggcatcaaaaaacacaaacaagaatcagacactgaaagtagcaggaacagagagagaaatagagacctaatcagagggggaagagagaacaggtgtgaaagagtgaatgagctagttagaggagatgtagaacagctgaagaatgagagacagagaaggtaacctaaaaagaccagcagagagagacagagtgaagagaaaggacaggaacagacataacaagacatgacagcttTTCATCATTGTATGAGTTATATTGTATTTAGTTTGTTTTATGAATAAACAAATGCAGTGACATTTTTCAACCTCTTTAAAACTTTGTTGAAAACTTTTCATTTTTTCACTCCTCTCTGAGCAGCCTCTTCTCGccctctactctgctctattccTCCTTCTCCTATTTCCTCTTCCTTCTCACCCTTCGCTCTTCTGTCCCTCAAggctccttctctcttctctctctcctacactccctctgtccctcactgctttctctttcccctcttttccAATCTcttgcctctctcccctcctctctcactattctctcttctctcattcaaCCTCCTTTACCctgtcatctctcttctctcattcaaCCTCCTTTACCCTgtcgtctctctcttctctcattcaaGCTCCTTTATCCTGTCATCTCTTTGCTTCCCCTTTTACAGTTGtgtgcctctctcccctcctgggCTTTTATGGTGGCCTGggctcccttcttctctcttccttccttccctcaatGCTCCTTCTTTCTCACCTGCACTCCCTTTTTCCTTCCCCCTTTCTATTTCTTTTTGCCTGTGTAGAATGGAGTCAACAGCTTGTGAAAGTGATAGTGTGAAATGCGCGTGGGGGCCTGCCGCCTGAATGCAAACACGGATTAGAGAGCTGTgatctttaaatcaaatcaaattttattggttgcatacatctatttagcagatgttattgtgggggTGGCGGAAAGGTTgtattcctagctccaacagtgcagtaatatctaacaattcacaacaataaacacaaatctaaaattaaatgtcacgacttctgccgaagtcgttgcctctccttatttgggcggtgctcggcggtcgacgtcaccggtcttctagccatcattgatccatttttcattttccattggttttgtcttgtcttcccacacacctgttttcaatcccattcattacctgttgtgtgtttaaccctgtgtttcccctcatttctttgtcagagattgtttattgtcagtgttgtgttTATTGTAtcggtgcgcgacgggtcctcatacccatgtttgtttatattctattcttattagtgttatggagcatgttacgtggacattcattaaaagactccattttacactccgtttgactctcctgcgcctgacttccctgccacctatacacacgactctgacattaaaagaatggaattaaaaaatatataaatattaggatgagcaatgttggagtggcattgactagaatacagtatatatgtatgaaatgagtaaaacagtatgtaaacattattaaagtgaccagtgctccattattaaagt
Above is a genomic segment from Oncorhynchus masou masou isolate Uvic2021 chromosome 12, UVic_Omas_1.1, whole genome shotgun sequence containing:
- the LOC135549857 gene encoding translocon-associated protein subunit beta isoform X2 — its product is MRALYVFALLGLLGLGTGEEGARLLASKSLLNRYAVEGRDLTLQYNIYNVGTSAALEVELSDDSFPPEDFGIVSGMLNVKWDRIAPASNVSHTVVLRPLKAGYFNFTSASVSYLAQEGGQVVVGYTSAPGQGGILAQREFDRRFSPHYLDWAAFGVMTLPSIGIPLLLWFSSKRKYDSPKAKKN
- the LOC135549857 gene encoding translocon-associated protein subunit beta isoform X1; the encoded protein is MMRALYVFALLGLLGLGTGEEGARLLASKSLLNRYAVEGRDLTLQYNIYNVGTSAALEVELSDDSFPPEDFGIVSGMLNVKWDRIAPASNVSHTVVLRPLKAGYFNFTSASVSYLAQEGGQVVVGYTSAPGQGGILAQREFDRRFSPHYLDWAAFGVMTLPSIGIPLLLWFSSKRKYDSPKAKKN